The Acidobacteriota bacterium genome segment CTGGAGCGCTACGGCGGCCCCTGCATCGTGGTCGACCTGGGAACGGCGACGACGCTCGACGTGGTCACCGCGGAGGGTGAGTACCTCGGGGGCGTCATCGCCGCGGGACCGGAGATCAGCGCAGCCGCCCTGGCGGAACGGACGGCCCGCCTCGCCCGCGTCGACCTCAAGCTTCCGCCGCACGTGATCGGCCGCAACACCGTCGATTCGATCCGGTCCGGTCTCCTCCACGGGCACGCGGCGATGATCGAAGGGCTCGTGACCCGCGTCGAGCGGGAGCTCGGAGGCCGGGCCACGGTCGTGACGACGGGGGGGCTCGGAGCGCTGATCGGCCGACTTCTCGAACGGGTCGACGTCCACGACCCCCATCTGACGCTGCACGGGCTGCGGATCGTGCACGCGAGGAACCGCGCGCGATGACG includes the following:
- a CDS encoding type III pantothenate kinase, whose amino-acid sequence is MLLAVDIGNTHIVLGLFDGEALRRSWRLWSRPGLTSDELRVLLAGLLGDDATAVRDGIVGSVVPPLTGEVRRALVELTGVEPIEVAPGVRTGLRIRTDNPHELGADRILNAVAALERYGGPCIVVDLGTATTLDVVTAEGEYLGGVIAAGPEISAAALAERTARLARVDLKLPPHVIGRNTVDSIRSGLLHGHAAMIEGLVTRVERELGGRATVVTTGGLGALIGRLLERVDVHDPHLTLHGLRIVHARNRAR